One window from the genome of Acanthochromis polyacanthus isolate Apoly-LR-REF ecotype Palm Island chromosome 21, KAUST_Apoly_ChrSc, whole genome shotgun sequence encodes:
- the LOC110962850 gene encoding proton channel OTOP2-like: MENLQHLPTPSISLTVKTMREFVHHVDAVIERTHHGGGLLLSGIICINILILGCALVSSSAFNSVAITAVHRQIFLIILLLLTMLWMLFYIITSRKDQAVLFKDRHAGPVWLQAGLVLFGLLSFLMDIFKIVNYVGYLHCDSAVKVAFPVVQAVFLFVQTYFLWIHAKDCVQLHTNFTRCGLTLTLSTNLLVWVAAVTEESLHHTEIYDLNMNISYKFYKVSYGDKKCKCSHSVCDTFEEAFYYLYPFNIEYSLFASAMTYVMWKNVGRIVEDHSHNKVKFCPKEVCLGPVMGILLVVAGIATLILYEVKILKEDGEKRNEALLINFIMNIVIVSLMSLSTVIGCIVYRLDHREHVSEKNPTRSLDVGLLVGASMGQLLISYFTIVAVMATGARGYLNALNLTWAVLTVLQLGLQNFFIIEGLHREPFHVIQEAALQTHACAPQEHRPSYFLTSCPDKPSWKRRVLKEVCAFLLLANVILWIMPAFGARPQFDHAFEIYFYKYTMWTAIVNIGLPFGIFYRMHSVASLFEVYLIS, encoded by the exons ATGGAAAACCTCCAGCATTTGCCCACCCCTTCCATTTCTCTCACTGTGAAGACTATGAGAGAGTTTGTCCACCATGTGGATGCAGTGATTGAGAGGACTCACCATGGTGGTGGATTGCTCCTGTCTGGCATAATCTGCATCAACATCCTGATCCTTGGCTGTGCTCTGGTCAGCAGCAGCGCCTTCAACAGCGTGGCCATTACTGCTGTGCACCGGCAAATCTTCCTCatcattctcctcctcctcactatGTTGTGGATGCTGTTTTACATCATCACCTCCCGAAAGGATCAAGCAGTTTTGTTCAAAGACAGGCACGCCGGGCCTGTGTGGCTCCAAG CTGGACTTGTGCTGTTTGGCCTGCTTAGTTTCCTAATGGACATCTTCAAGATTGTCAATTATGTTGGCTACCTTCACTGTGATTCTGCAGTTAAAGTAGCCTTCCCTGTTGTGCAAGCTGTATTTCTGTTTGTCCAG ACTTACTTCCTATGGATTCATGCAAAAGACTGTGTGCAGCTGCACACAAATTTTACACG GTGCGGGCTTACTCTTACACTTTCAACTAACCTGCTCGTCTGGGTGGCAGCAGTGACCGAAGAATCACTTCACCATACTGAGATTTATGATCTGAATATGAACATCTCCTATAAGTTTTACAAAG TCAGCTATGGTGACAAGAAATGTAAATGCAGTCACTCAGTATGTGACACCTTTGAAGAGGCATTCTACTACCTGTACCCCTTCAACATAGAATACAGCCTCTTTGCTTCTGCTATGACCTACGTCATGTGGAAAAATGTGGGTCGAATCGTGGAGGATCACAGCCACAACAAAGTTAAGTTCTGTCCAAAGGAGGTGTGTTTGGGACCTGTGATGGGAATCCTCCTGGTGGTGGCAGGAATCGCAACACTTATCTTGTACGAAGTCAAGATACTAAAAGAAGACGGAGAGAAGAGAAATGAGGCCCTGCTGATTAATTTTATTATGAATATAGTGATAGTGAGCCTGATGTCTCTCTCCACTGTTATCGGCTGCATTGTTTACAGGCTGGATCACAGGGAACATGTGTCGGAGAAAAACCCCACTCGCAGCCTGGATGTGGGGCTGCTGGTGGGTGCTTCAATGGGGCAGTTACTTATCAGCTATTTCACAATTGTGGCTGTGATGGCGACAGGAGCCAGAGGCTACCTGAATGCACTCAACCTAACCTGGGCTGTGTTAACAGTGCTCCAGCTGGGTCTGCAGAATTTTTTCATCATTGAAGGCCTCCATCGGGAGCCCTTTCATGTGATTCAGGAAGCAGCTCTGCAAACTCATGCCTGTGCTCCTCAAGAGCATAGGCCTAGCTACTTCCTGACTTCATGTCCTGATAAGCCCAGTTGGAAGAGAAGAGTTCTGAAGGAAGTCTGTGCCTTTTTATTGTTAGCTAACGTAATA CTGTGGATCATGCCTGCATTTGGAGCTCGGCCACAGTTCGACCATGCTTTCGAGATATACTTCTACAAATACACAATGTGGACTGCTATTGTGAATATTGGACTTCCTTTTGGAATATTCTATCGCATGCACTCCGTCGCCAGTCTGTTTGAAGTGTACTTGATTTCTTAG